Proteins encoded in a region of the Megalops cyprinoides isolate fMegCyp1 chromosome 3, fMegCyp1.pri, whole genome shotgun sequence genome:
- the LOC118774202 gene encoding gig2-like protein DreN, which translates to MSITFSGWDICYEKRRHLKPGQAPKRGHGYTMYHGTHKSSAHAIVTLGFRPSAGGTLGPGVYCSRDINKAMSYPAFCPPNERVVLRLQVRVGKVKKIDGQSMSMITTWHQNGYDTAWLPASMGRPEEDCVWDPKRLTVVGIEHCTDPATKGAMERLIQQQQQGKGQGQGHPGQAGSTHQGQCKICGKQMQGTHFIEKCWGCGTTICPFMDKHVCHRKG; encoded by the coding sequence ATGTCAATCACGTTCAGTGGATGGGATATCTGCTATGAGAAACGGAGGCACCTAAAACCGGGCCAAGCCCCCAAGAGGGGACACGGCTACACCATGTACCATGGCACGCACAAGAGCAGTGCCCACGCTATTGTGACGTTGGGGTTCAGGCCCTCCGCCGGAGGAACGCTGGGGCCCGGTGTCTACTGCAGCAGAGACATCAACAAGGCCATGTCGTACCCCGCGTTCTGTCCGCCTAACGAGAGGGTCGTCCTCCGGCTGCAGGTGCGAGTGGGGAAGGTAAAGAAGATCGATGGCCAGAGCATGAGCATGATAACCACCTGGCACCAAAATGGCTATGACACGGCCTGGCTGCCCGCTTCGATGGGACGCCCAGAGGAGGACTGCGTCTGGGACCCTAAGAGGCTGACTGTGGTAGGCATAGAACACTGCACAGACCCAGCCACCAAGGGGGCCATGGAGAGACTCATCCAGCAGCAACAACAAGGAAAGGGACAAGGTCAGGGACACCCAGGGCAGGCAGGGTCCACCCACCAGGGTCAGTGTAAAATATGTGGGAAGCAGATGCAAGGCACACACTTCATTGAGAAGTGCTGGGGCTGTGGGACAACCATTTGCCCTTTCATGGATAAGCATGTCTGCCATAGAAAGGGCTGA